A part of Saimiri boliviensis isolate mSaiBol1 chromosome 13, mSaiBol1.pri, whole genome shotgun sequence genomic DNA contains:
- the LOC104650856 gene encoding small ribosomal subunit protein eS12-like yields the protein MCRALRAVYDHINMKLVEITKGMRGSRLRASYENLMSDDLKWDSFITYTPPPVVEKLSPVKPIPGAKKIEDCCFRVLTDGSDVVSCFSIAAGGVMDVNTALQEVLKTALIHDGLARGIREAAKALDKCQAHLCVLAYNCDERVYVKLMEALCAEHQINLIKIDDNKKLGERVGLCKIDGEGKPHKVVVCSCIVVKDYGRESQAKDVIEEYFKSKK from the exons ATGTGTAGGGCCTTAAGGGCCGTGTACGACCATATAAATATGAAACTAGTTGAAATCACCAAAGGAATGAGG ggatccaGGCTCcgtgcttcttatgagaatctaatgtctgatgatttGAAGTGGGACAGTTTCATCACCTACACCCCACCTCCAgttgtggaaaaattgtctcctGTGAAACccatccctggtgccaaaaagattgagGACTGCTGCTTCAGAGTTCT AACTGATGGATCCGATGTAGTGTCGTGTTTCAGCATTGCTGCTGGAGGTGTAATGGATGTTAATACTGCTTTACAAGAGGTGCTGAAGACTGCCCTCATCCACGATGGCCTAGCACGTGGAATTCGAGAAGCTGCCAAAGCCTTAGACAAGTGCCAAGCCCATCTTTGTGTGCTTGCATACAACTGTGATGAGCGTGTGTATGTCAAGTTGATGGAGGCCCTTTGTGCTGAACACCAAATCAACCTAATTAAGATTGATGACAACAAGAAACTAGGGGAACGGGTCGGCCTTTGTAAAATTGACGGAGAGGGAAAGCCCCATAAAGTGGTTGTTTGCAGTTGTATAGTAGTTAAGGACTATGGCAGGGAGTCTCAGGCCAAGGATGTCATCGAAGAGTACTTCAAAAGCAAGAAATGA